The Xyrauchen texanus isolate HMW12.3.18 chromosome 25, RBS_HiC_50CHRs, whole genome shotgun sequence genome includes the window AACCCTTTGTGCTTGTGCGACCCGCTTAGTGTAGAGATGTGCTTGCCACCAAGTTGGCGCTCAGTGGGTCAAGCGAATGGTTTGTCCACTCTCTTGCTACTGCCCGCGTGCCAACCTCTCCACGTGACAAAGGTGGCACATGCGCCTTCGTCGACCCCTGGGAAAGCCTTTTAAACTATTTCTCAACTTACATGCAGTCCATTCCCTAACCCACACCCTGTGCTAATAGAACAGCTCACAGCACAAATTGCAAGGCAATTTACAATTACAATTGATGATAAGTCAATTattcataaacaaaaataataattcttgtCACAATTTAGAAAAAGTAAAATTGAAGGACAATAATCCATTCTTAAAGTAAccggggagaaaaaaaatacaatcgatttttgcatttgtatttgcttttactactttgtgttttattcagtgtgttttgaaTTGTGAAGTTACTATATTTTTTGTAAAGGTTCCCCTGAAACTGTCTCCCAATTTTTTCTCCCACTGATTTACTAatgtaatttttggttttaatgttAAGGATCTCCAATGGTGCGGATTCAttataaattgcattttatttccCAGTAAATTTAATATTCATAAATGCTCATCTTCAAACAGCAAGTCACTTTTTGCAGTGCttgaaatggaaataaatattttatagatGTAATGTCAAAATCTAGAAACATAAAAGTAACCAAAACAGCTGCAATATGTTCTTCGtttaacattttcaattaatGAATGCTAAGTGGTGCCAATATACCCTCATATGTACAGTGAATAAACAGTAAAACATCGAGTAAACACGAGTTATAACATTATTTTCAATTATGTAAAACCTGTACCTTTTAACATCTTAAAAAGCGTAAAACCAGAGTTTgacttttaaatgacaaaaaacataatttttcaagtGGTCCTCACATGAGtctattttaatgaaaatgtaaaacattaaagGAAGAAACATACCTGGAGGAATAAAATAGCCATCTTCATCACTGTGTTCCTCTTGTTTTATCTCCAGCAGTTTCACTTCattcttcactggtatctgcagcatctgctgttctccagtgttacagacagaagtcagagactctgtggaggattgatcaccctgattaccatcatcatcatcatcaccatcataactctgttgttcctctgctgtggtttctctcatcttcatcaggttcctgcagtccagcagattcactgaacacatcttcaccttcactggtgtctgcatcATCTGCTGTTCtacagcgttacagacagaagtcagagactctgtggaggattgatcaccctgattaccatcatcatcatcatcatcatcatcttctctctgttgttcctctgctgtgttttcttcatttatctcctccagcttcacttcaatcttcactggtatctgcagcatctgctgttctccagcattacagacagaagtcagagactctgtggaggattgatcaccctgattaccatcatcatcatcatcaccatcataactctgttgttcctctgctgtggtttctctcatcttcatcaggttcctgcagtccagcagattcactgaacacatcttcaccttcactggtgtctgcatcATCTGCTGTTCtacagcgttacagacagaagtcagagactctgtggaggattgatcaccctgattaccatcatcatcatcatcatcatcatcttctctctgttgttcctctgctgtgttttcttcatttatctcctccagcttcacttcaatcttcactggtatctgcagcatctgctgttctccagcattacagacagaagtcagagactctgtggaggtttgatcatcatcatcatcatcatcatcatcatcttctctctgttgttcctctgctgtgttttcttcatttatctcctccagcttcacttcattcttcacaggtatctgcagcatctgctgttctccagcattacagacagaagtctgagactctgtggaggtttgatcaccctgattaccgtcagtagaacagagtaaagtgagctgtgagtcctgtgtgtctctggatctctgttcagagagtttgtccagcagtcgctgtggtgtggactgatctctgccgctccacactgaatcctgacattctgtggaggtcccatcagtcacacacactgaaaattgacaggaaaccttttccagctcctgacaaacacaacacaatcacatctgtaccgtccatcatatcacatcatttgaaagcttacaatctcaactttaaggatgaaatgaatgtttaacctgtaacctgtcgtctctctccatcagttttgtcttcagtgacgtcacctctttcttcagctgagagatttctgtgatgaaatcatcaatatccagcatggacagatcagttcctactgatttacagcagatcacatccacctgcgctctcatgatgaacatctgaacacaaacagctctgtaaaacaaaaaaaagtgtgcTTTGTGTTTGGCTTTATTTTCCTGACAGCAGGAATATCGGAATACAACCCTTAATACGCTTTATTCAACATACAATCGCCTTCATTTAACTCATTTACAATCAGCTGCTTGATTTAACAAAAACTAAACATTATATTCTCAGATTTCTGCTTGTTTCTtttgaaactgaatattttaaagcgTCCGTCACAAAACCGCCACATACGGCGATAATAAGCTTCTTTTACGCTTCTTAAAacgccaaagaaaaaaaaaagtacaacatGTGCaaaaaatataacatataaatCTCACAAATTAAGTTAAACACATTGAACATATACCGACTGAGGGCTgacttcttcttcttgtgtttaatGGCGCTTTCCCGCCAACTGCTGGACTGGAGTGTGCACGCGCTTGAGAAAACTCATTATGGGTTTGATAttgtattacaatgtatgcatttaaataataaaagtctTATTACaaaaaagtttataaaaataaataaattgtcgcaaatgtgtcttttttttaacTATACGAGCAAATGTAAGCTTCACAATCCCATAAGTAACTACACAGAAATTAATTGGTttgtttttagtcaaattaaaggAGTGGAAGTCTAGATTTGTGGTTTAGTGAGTCAAATCTTAGTCTTGAcaaaaagtagtttaaaatgCTTAAAGTTTGTACAGGTCTTACAGTAagattaaaagaaagaaagaaagaaagagcattttaaagcagATTAAATGGATTGTGTGTAAGTTTTGGCCgctgaagtttgaaatcaagaacattcaaaaacagactcttagatcatttaaaaattctgttaatataATCTAATCTAAGGGATTTTGGCTTGTAAAATTGGGCAGGTTCTTTATCATAATCATGTGTTGggagttcaaattaaataaatacacctACCAATTTTTTAATTAGCAGAAAGTTGAGTCTTCATATAGCCTGTATTTATTTCCTTTGTCTTAAGAtgcaaaatttgtattatttttggaaatcaggaaaacatttttaatataaaattattcaagTTGTTTTTAAGCACtgcataattaatcaaattacaTTTGGCAGTCCCAGTATTTGGCTAAATTGAGGAGCCTAAACAAAACTATGTGTAGGCCTATGATAAGATTAAGAAATATCTTCAATATCTTTATTGTCTTCAATTAAACAGTGGCATACTTGATAGTATTACGTCACAATACGGTCATCCCTCCAACAGCAACAACTCAACAAAATAGTTCATATTAGCAGTGTCCATCAAATTTATGCAGTTTCAAGGGACACTACATACATTCAAATTATACTGAATCTGTTTTgcagtattaatatttaaaatcagTTAATCAATTATTTAGCCAAGTAACATTCAGCTATTAAAATGTCCATGAAAATGTACaccttaatattaataataataacatcagGGATGTTGAGTTACGCATCGTGCCACCCTTGAATGAGTCTGTACCCACATGGGCCATCACAGTCAAAAAAGTCTTGCGGGAATGCATCAATGTATCAGCCGAcaatatttatcagccaattattggCCAAATTAAAACCATAGGAAAATCgcataaaaataaacatgaaaacacagatatgaaaaacagatggttaatttataattatcaacacactttgtaaaaactctgtgaatacaAATGGATAATAATGATAGCCAGAGAACGTAGAatggttggcactcctaagaacatttCTCGTTCTCACATAAGCGAGGAAAAACCATCGTTACAGACGTGACAGTAGTGAAAACGGCACTTATATTcatcaaaatgctttgaaaccagcaaatGTTGACTTCTGAGCATTATTATGGAATCAATTTAGACTGCTtgattaagattgaaatcacaatatggtTTTGCGTGATTACAAAAGCTTGAAAGCCTGCGTTTAAAACTAGACTGCAAACTGCacttcagtcagcattgtgtaagcatgcggcaccctctagcggtctggacaGCGTTTTTCATTATACATTACACAACGATAGAACTTGAAAGggtgttttgttcctttggtaacattttatttttccatgatgtggttaaAATTTCCATGGAATTGCCCAGCATATGCATAATACGAATTTGTGATGTTctattatactgtatacagtacaaacatgtcaaatgtgagttatgttgttttgaactgcaaaaacaaatgtgcaaaaatgttttagaagtacaaaataaaaaaaatgtcaatcatTGTGTTATCATattcgtaatttttttttaattttatctttacctttggcctgtcatgtgttcaacagattcaATCCaagttcaatggaaattatttattgctaGAACAAAAGCTTTTTTGCctctgtacatttttaaaatttaattCCTGAGCAAAACATTGATCTGATGTCTGACTATCGGTATCAGCCAATAGTTCTTTGTTAAAATCGGGATTGGTCAAAAATATTCATATTCAATATTAAATGTTACaattgtgtaatggcaaatgttcttggtcGTTGTGGGTTCATGCATGCAGTGTTAAGGACacgcagtgacacagatgaggagaacactttatttctgtggagatgatagaaTGAAGAAATCGATTTTCAAAATCACTGAATCTCTTCCTTCAGTCTTCATGAAAAATAAGGAACTGTGGGTTCAATCGGAGAGCGAAGTGTGGTCCATACGTTTTTAAAGCTTTAAGGGGAATCACACATCCTTATTTTATGATTGCAagttaaatatcaataactttttaagGTGACAATTTGTattacaattaatcatcataattgcaattatttgtttgaaaaattaattgtcagccaaatttcataactgtaAGGTAATAAGAAACTTAAGTCTCTTTCGTTTCcagtaaaatattaatttagccCATTCAAAAATTCAGTTCTCTGAATAAGTCTTAAATATCCTTTGTATTGATCTTAGATGATGCAGCTCTTGGGAGATATTTGCTCTTTGGGTTTATCTGAATTCACTATTACTATTTAGATAAAACTATTTACTTGATACCGTTGGGCCTGATGTTTTTTGTTCACTGACTCTTgagcaattattttttaaatgtttctgtaGGTGACCTGATTGGTTAAAGCTCTTCCCACATGAAGAGCAgtggtatggtttctctccagtatggattctctcatgtgcTTTCAGGCTATGTGAACAAattaaactctttccacagtgtgaacacttgtaaggtttctctccagtgtgaattctcatgtgtacaTTAAGATGTTCTTTTTGAAGAAAACTTTTCCCGCACTGATGGCATGAGAAacgcttctctccagtgtgaactcttgTGTGCACCTTaagatattttatacatttaaaacctTTCCCACACTGATGAcacgtgtaaggcttctctcctgtGTGAGTTTTCACGTGGGCATTAAGGTTTCCTTTAAAagtgaaactttttccacaccgATGGCACATGTAGGGTTTCTCTCCAGCATGAACTCTAAGGTGTCTATGAAGCCAGCTTTTATAtgggaaactctttccacactgtgaGCAGGTGAAAGTATTTTTTGCTGTGCTTCTTTGAGACTTTTCTGGTGAGAAATTCTTAGTCTTTGAGTCACTCAAAGATTCGTCTCCAGTTgtgaaatcatgatgtttctgatactgaagtttctcctccacttcgttcagctcttgactttcctctttgaCTTCCATCAGATCTACAATGAACACAGTAATTGGATAGAAATCAAATCAAGAGGgacaaatataaaaagaaatcaaACTGAACCCTAATTTAATTTATAGCAGAACAAATCTCCAGAATTTATTAGGGTTGGGTATTGCCACACACCTCCCAATTGGATGTTACAACGATTTTTAGATGTTAATTCAATatgtattgtgattttttttattattaacgtGATTTGATATAGAAGTTGTTTTAACCAATGGTTGACTAATATAGTTTTTTTAATGGTTGATATGATATCCAGAGAACAGATATAATTATGATATCCCACAcgatttaatataataaataaaacatacataaaattgcatatatatataaaatagagcccgaccgatatgggttttttgagACGacaccgattttagagggggaaaatttACCGATTAtcgatatggtggccgatatagttaatttCTGAGCTGGTCTCACCAAATTGGTGGTATTCTTTTGACTGGATTTGCTAGATCCCTGGCTTATCTTTGCTTTGCAGGTATTCTAGACAACTACAAATCCATCTTTGGAGAAGTAGTCTCACACCTTACTGCCCGTTCGCTGTCGCTTTTCGGCCATCTGTAGGTGATAGAggaaagaacattttatttaaactgagcattttttaaatgtagagataacagtacattttaatgatattttacgtattaaaatattgatctgaaaATTAACTAGTAACTATAGTTGTTAAAAAACTATATTTCCCTCTGAAATGTAGTGGAAGTATTAAGTAATAATAAAACTCAAGTACAAATACCTCTAAATTGTACTAAAGTACAGTTTTCTTGCTTATCAAAACATCATCAGCAATATTTCGCTGTTAATGtttaacaaaaaagtaaaaacaataacTCATGGTTCGCTGCTgctgagtcaagagataaacagcagcaGCGATATTACAgtgtattctgctatacaagttcaggggaaactttcaatgtggaaaaccagacttttaaatgttacattttgtaaatgcaacgactggaattgtttggttgaagggggcaccaaactgtgaatcctaaacaaaacagTTTTGTGAATACATgcttacacattagcttccactcagctgacaagcaattaaagtagctatgtggttagctagttagatTTATTTACTGACTTTATTTACTTTctagcattgcgtctcaccaactaggtaataatgtagcatgaaatcaacactcaactgacacaatccaccaccgcaccattgTTTGCTGAGcagcaaaaagatgctctgatgcttAACTTTCAAtatgctacattactgactgcactgacaaactacagctggctaacatagcaaacagatgtgataaacatgagtgacatggttgtaaGAGACAGGGTTAATGTTATCTTAGTTATATTGATAAGGGAAaattatggggtcattgtttattaactttcctaTATGTATTTCACAAATTAGTTCGTAACTTACcgtgaagacaccgcttaactccaccctgtctgcagaaccaccATCACCAGAACCAccatcagctcagctctgtaaacaatggagtcagaGCGCGCTCTActggacaaactacgttatgacaccaattctaaatcaccccaagcattgttttctgcagtatatgttctgaaaaaaccATTTAATATCTGCACATATTGGAAAACCTATACGCCGATACGATAaatctgtgaaaggctaatatcgataaatcggtcgggcactaatatatatatatatatatatatatatatatatatatatatatatatatatatatatatatatatatatatatgtgtgtgtgtgtacagtttgaagtcagaagtttacatacacttaagttgaagtcattaaaactcattttttaaacagtacacagatttaatattagcaaatacagtttggcaagttgtttaggacatctactttgtgcatgaaatgagtaatttttccaacaattgtttacagacagatggtttcacttttaatagactatatcagaattccagtgggtcagaggtttgcAATCACTAAGTAAACTGTGCCtctaagcagcttggaaaatcccagaaaatgatgtcaagcccaTTAGCTTCTGATTAGctttggctaattggagtcaattggtggtgtacctgtggatgtatttaaggcctaccttcaaactcagtgcctctttgcttggcatcatgggaaaatcaaaagaaatcagccaagacctcagaaaaaaaaaatcaatgtctggttcatccttgggagcaatttccaaatgcctaaaggtgccacattcatctgtacaaacagtagcacgcaagtataaacaccatgtgaccacacagccatcatactgctcaggaaggagacgcattctgtctcctagagatgaaagtagtttggtgtgaaaagtgaaaatcaatcccagaacaacagcaaaggaccttgtgaagatgctgaaggaaacaggtagacaagtatctatatccacagtaaaacaagtcctatatcgacataacctgaaagggtgCTCAttaaggaagaaaccactgctccaaaaccaacaTAAAAACACCAGAATGCAGTttccaagtgcacatggggacaaagatcttactttttggagaaatatcctctggtttgttgaaacaaaaatgtaactgtttggccaaaatgaccattgttatgtttggaggaaaaagggtgaggcttggaagccgaagaacaccatcccaaccgtgaagcatgggggtggcagcatcaagttgtgggggtgctttggtgcaggagggactgttgcacttctcaaaatatgtggatatattgaagtaaaATCTCAAGAcatagccaggaagttaaagcttagtcacaaatggatcttccaaatggacaatgaccccaggcatacctccaaagttgtggcaaaatggcttaaaaacaacaaagtcaaggtattaaagtgaccatcacaaagccctgacctcaatcaaatataaagtttgtggacagaactgaaaaagcgtgtgtgggCATggatgcctacaaacctgactcagttacaccagttctgtctggaggaatgggccaaatttccagcaacttatagtgagaagtttgtggaaggctaccaaaaacatttgacccaagttaaacaatttaaaggcaatgctacaaaatactaaGAATGTGTATctaaacttctgaccctctgagaatgtgatgaaataaaagctgaaataattctctctactattattctgacatttcacattcttaaaataaagtagtgatccaaactgacctaagacagggaatgttttctatgatgaaatgtcaggaattgtgaaaaattctgttaaattatatatatatatattgagcacTAAATTTattgaatgagaaaaaaaaatgtgttttaaatggtaGACAGCAGTTTTTTCTAGTTTCTGAAAACGCAACCTTTAAAAGCGCTACAATGTCATATTAGTGCTTTTTTAAATGCGTATCTATCTTGCATCTTTCAACTTATCAGACACAAAGGAACATTTAATAAATGGAAAAATTGAGCATGAATTGAACAAAATTAGCATTTTGGGTGGACAATTCCTTTAGTGCcataaaaaaactaacaataatgATAATTAAGACATTAAGCAGAAACAGAGTCACTGTCACTGCAGAACTGTTAtgaatttggaaaaataaaaacaaatattacaaaaagATTTACCTTTCTAAAAGACAACTGAGCACTTATAAACAATAAAACCAATGAGGGACTATTGTGACTTGAGTGTCAAAAATAATCTGGTAACAGATCCCAACATGACAGTCGATTGTCTTGCAAATGTTAAACATCATtaaagaaacatacctgaaggaataaaatcTTCATCATCTTCACTTTGATCTTCCTCTGCTGTGATTTCTGTTTCTATCTCCTgtttcacttcaatcttcactggtgtctgcagcatctgctgttctccagcattacagacagaagtcagagactctgtggaggtttgatcatcatcatcatcatctctctgttGTTGCTCTGCTGTGATTTCTCTTTTTATCTCCTCCTGTTTCACTttaatcttcactggtgtctgcagcatctgctgttctccagtgtagatcacatccacctgctctctcatgatgaacatctgaacacagaaacatcatgattataataaactgacattcatcaaatgtaaaaaattattataagctTATACACATGAACAGCTCTGTTAAACAAAATCTGTTTCTGAGAAGGTATAAATACAAATGTGTGCTTTGTGTTTGGTTTCATTTTCATGACAGCAAGAATATTATTGGTTTTAAGCCTATAACAGACTTTACTCAACATATAATCACATTCACTGAACTCATTTACAATCAACCGATGGAATTAACAACCTCATATTTCAGAAATCAAACATGATATTCAGATATTTCTGCTTGTTTCACCTGTAGAAAAAAGGGCTTTAAAGTCCGGACCTCCAAGAATTATGATCATATTATGAACAAATTTCTCCTCCAgtgtaaaatatgttgttttaatgATATCAATATCAGGAAACAAACtggccatgtttgccttcagatattcataaagattattaaaataatttagagTCTAATTAAAAGATTTTATGTTAATATCTGTGAAGgagtaaaaacaaacattttcactaaaatcacaatCTCAACTCAGAAATGTGTGTATTCATGTACAGTCAGAATATTATAACAAACACTTTAGAAGATGATAATTACATTTAAGTTAGATGCTTACAAGATGAATAAAAAAAGTTGTATATAGACATTATATACAACTACataactttaaataataatatatagtaaaaaCGTGTTAAACCAACTTTGATGATCATGTCGTCAACCACCAACAAAGACCATTTCTGGCCCAGAAAACCCCTGAAATTTGTCAATAGAAGTCTAAGTACAACACACAACCGTCTTCATTGAAATAATTTACAATCATCCGATGGATTTAACGAGCTCATAAATCAAGAATTAAACGTGATATTCTCAGATTTCCGCTTGTTTCTTTTGAAACTGAACACAAAAGCGCCACATACGGCGATTAAACTCCATTTATAATCATTAAAACGCCAAAGAGTGAaaaacaaaatccacaaaaaaaatatacaaataaacataaatCTCATAAATGATGTAAACACAGTGAACACATACCGAATGGAGTTCCTCTTCTTCTTCGGAGTTATTACCGGTTTATAAACCACCTCTTGATgctttaccgccacctactggactggAGTATAAAAGGAAAAAACATTGTATTCATTCACGATCTTTTCATTATATTCAATATGTGTGCATCCTGTAAAATTGTTATATAAACCTAATACAATGTGATAATTTAATAATGTGGTATATATTGTCCTGAACCATTAAACTCTGTGCCACCTCTAATAaccaaaacaagcaagtaaataataaataatattgtgtgtgtttataaccttatgataaacagattttattttaatctttttttcttcttggccctaactttgtaaaaatgtaattctggttcggttcactctacctcactttaAAAGGTCTcatttcattccactagatgacAACAAGCGCTTGAAAAAAGATGGGCCGTGGGAAAACGatttacaaaaacaataaacCCAATTCTCTAAACCAAATGCTGTaaaaggattaatggaaaggaggaggaggcaagaaccggcttgacaatatatataatagctgcccgtaaatctctctctctgtcccactgcagtctcctgTTGGTCTTTatcccaaacaaaccaaaaatgtggcacctacacgctgTAAAGGTGATTGTgccaaatgaacaaaacattttaaaaagagaaggAAAGGCCAACATAGAGTGacattgggagagagagaggagagagaaaaaaacacttattcgCCGGTTCTCCGttatgccatagcttggtcctcgccCAATCCTCCAACCTCCAATGGATGACAGCTGCACCTCCCCAGACGGATCGGAGGCAatcttccggcccctggcggacagaacgccccgccgtgttctcgggaaacagaaggagTTTCcactgcccctggcagcggttctcccgctccaggagcccctccccgctcgctgTCTCATACCCACGGTCTCCAGCCATTCGTCCACTCCCAGGCTCCTCCATCCTCCAgcggatggctgcggctgctccgttggggtggatggtagtggggAGGattctactacggcgcatccctcctccttcccggatttcggcaccagtgtaaagggattgaTTGAAAGAAAGAGGCGAGAActagcttgacaatataaataatagtttaatgaagaattaaacaaaaagacaaacacacacacacaaagttgttggacagctgcccgtaaatctcgcTTTCTGTCCCACTCCAgactccagttggcctttatccctctctgaggcttgattagtggccgggtgtgtagcattatgacccggccccaccctacGCCATATCACAAAGACCCATGAAGGTCTCATGCTTGTGTCTGTATtcgctttttcaaattttccaatCGGACGGTTCTTTCCCAAAGTCGCACAAAACCAGCAAAACTTAAACTCTTGTTTTTAGCTCAgcgattgattgacaggtgaggaatGGTGCAAACCAGTTGTGAAAAGATcaccaaaacacatcttaatgaGGGATGTAACAATCCACTGATCTGGATCATTGTATTGATCAACTAACCCACAAAGTAATGTCATTGATGTTTACATGTTGCATGGATGTATATTTTTAAACTCTGAACGTTTTTCCTGTACTGATTAATCCTTCAGCAGGAGTTATTTAATGTGCACTGCAAGTAAAAATTGTTACCTTACACATCACAGcagatataatggaagacatattatatattatcaaacatataatgcaGTTTTTAGATGTTCATAATGATCGATTTAGATAGATTAGATGCAATTGTGAACGTGATTCCCGTGTATGCATGCTGCCATGTTGTTTACATTGCAAGGCAGCATGTGATTTTGAGTTCATCCAGCACAGTTGGTTCTAAAACTTCTCATCCTTCCGCTGGAATTGGTGAGAGTAATGAAGGACAGAAAAGTCTCAAGTGGACTAAGTAGTTTATACATTCATGTTTGATGTCAGAAAACATCGCCGCATCACTGCATCAAAACAGCCAGCTCAGATGGTAGTCTTAAAACTTTTTGAGCAGCCGTTTCATTGCATTTGTGAGATAATATAAAAtggattgtgtaaaataggcacataatatcatTTCACATCAATCACAGACCCCTGAATCAAATCAGAATTG containing:
- the LOC127618617 gene encoding gastrula zinc finger protein XlCGF49.1-like; the protein is MEVKEESQELNEVEEKLQYQKHHDFTTGDESLSDSKTKNFSPEKSQRSTAKNTFTCSQCGKSFPYKSWLHRHLRVHAGEKPYMCHRCGKSFTFKGNLNAHVKTHTGEKPYTCHQCGKGFKCIKYLKVHTRVHTGEKRFSCHQCGKSFLQKEHLNVHMRIHTGEKPYKCSHCGKSLICSHSLKAHERIHTGEKPYHCSSCGKSFNQSGHLQKHLKNNCSRVSEQKTSGPTVSSK
- the LOC127618554 gene encoding zinc finger protein ZFP2-like isoform X2; the encoded protein is MREQVDVICCKSVGTDLSMLDIDDFITEISQLKKEVTSLKTKLMERDDRLQELEKVSCQFSVCVTDGTSTECQDSVWSGRDQSTPQRLLDKLSEQRSRDTQDSQLTLLCSTDGNQGDQTSTESQTSVCNAGEQQMLQIPVKNEVKLEEINEENTAEEQQREDDDDDDDDDDQTSTESLTSVCNAGEQQMLQIPVKIEVKLEEINEENTAEEQQREDDDDDDDDGNQGDQSSTESLTSVCNAVEQQMMQTPVKVKMCSVNLLDCRNLMKMRETTAEEQQSYDGDDDDDGNQGDQSSTESLTSVCNAGEQQMLQIPVKIEVKLEEINEENTAEEQQREDDDDDDDDGNQGDQSSTESLTSVCNAVEQQMMQTPVKVKMCSVNLLDCRNLMKMRETTAEEQQSYDGDDDDDGNQGDQSSTESLTSVCNTGEQQMLQIPVKNEVKLLEIKQEEHSDEDGYFIPPDLMEVKEECQELNEEEEKHQHQKHHDFTTGEESLSGSETKKNFSPKYPQRRAAKNTFTCPLCGKSFMYNKAFNKHMRIHTGEKPFSCHQCGKGFIQKEQLNVHMVIHTGERPYTCHQCGGSFTFKGNLSRHMKIHTGEKPYSCHQCGKSFTDAAYLKKHLRCHSTERAFECDICGKTFVIAQYLTKHLKTHRNEKPYKCSFCEKSFLRLSYLKEHLKIHTGMRTHVCSECGKTFTTVSHLKVHQKTHTGERPYKCSYCEKSFPLLNYVKTHERIHTGEKPFKCSHCEKSFTQSQHLKTHERIHTGEKPYKCSTCGRCFNQINSLKTHVRIHTGEKPYKCSTCGRCFTLPKSLKTHMRIHTR
- the LOC127618554 gene encoding zinc finger protein ZFP2-like isoform X1; this translates as MFIMRAQVDVICCKSVGTDLSMLDIDDFITEISQLKKEVTSLKTKLMERDDRLQELEKVSCQFSVCVTDGTSTECQDSVWSGRDQSTPQRLLDKLSEQRSRDTQDSQLTLLCSTDGNQGDQTSTESQTSVCNAGEQQMLQIPVKNEVKLEEINEENTAEEQQREDDDDDDDDDDQTSTESLTSVCNAGEQQMLQIPVKIEVKLEEINEENTAEEQQREDDDDDDDDGNQGDQSSTESLTSVCNAVEQQMMQTPVKVKMCSVNLLDCRNLMKMRETTAEEQQSYDGDDDDDGNQGDQSSTESLTSVCNAGEQQMLQIPVKIEVKLEEINEENTAEEQQREDDDDDDDDGNQGDQSSTESLTSVCNAVEQQMMQTPVKVKMCSVNLLDCRNLMKMRETTAEEQQSYDGDDDDDGNQGDQSSTESLTSVCNTGEQQMLQIPVKNEVKLLEIKQEEHSDEDGYFIPPDLMEVKEECQELNEEEEKHQHQKHHDFTTGEESLSGSETKKNFSPKYPQRRAAKNTFTCPLCGKSFMYNKAFNKHMRIHTGEKPFSCHQCGKGFIQKEQLNVHMVIHTGERPYTCHQCGGSFTFKGNLSRHMKIHTGEKPYSCHQCGKSFTDAAYLKKHLRCHSTERAFECDICGKTFVIAQYLTKHLKTHRNEKPYKCSFCEKSFLRLSYLKEHLKIHTGMRTHVCSECGKTFTTVSHLKVHQKTHTGERPYKCSYCEKSFPLLNYVKTHERIHTGEKPFKCSHCEKSFTQSQHLKTHERIHTGEKPYKCSTCGRCFNQINSLKTHVRIHTGEKPYKCSTCGRCFTLPKSLKTHMRIHTR